The following coding sequences are from one Beggiatoa alba B18LD window:
- a CDS encoding hybrid sensor histidine kinase/response regulator, translated as MNNTKSCILIVDDEEIGRNTLESLLLMEGYQLEFANNGVEALKKAELVMPDLILLDVMMPVMDGYECCQRIRQNPLLAEVPVIIVTTLDSRDSLLRGIDVGADDFISKPFDRLELRARVRTITRLNRQRRLMNERAKFAWVVENADEGYILVNPDNQARYVNPQACVFLGVSKDKLLQQDFFEVVAQQNYQAKPVEAWVNWQKNDLTRYLVLPESRERPPFWLQVDILPLPARVENGYLLRLMDVTEKIVLARQRWAFNSSVSHKLLTPLNGLSILSIFKPDDFTNEQAYEHLKIAQDSAERLNTQISGILQYLDSTSICYGGFTQVLAGVEYIFRQLCEEAEYVDFEIQFDAVVLTTEILVSGQAIELILRELFTNSKKFHPKKQPHIILKASKETDKNLLALHFIDDGITIPATELKKVIQPYYQSDKYFTGEVAGMGLGLAMISQLLWGIGGSCSVLQRSDGKVGTEIVITLPTPE; from the coding sequence ATGAATAACACTAAAAGTTGTATTTTAATTGTGGACGATGAGGAAATTGGACGTAATACCCTTGAAAGTCTGCTGTTAATGGAAGGATATCAACTCGAATTTGCAAATAATGGTGTAGAAGCGTTAAAAAAGGCAGAATTAGTCATGCCTGATTTAATCCTGTTAGACGTTATGATGCCTGTCATGGATGGCTATGAATGTTGTCAACGGATTCGCCAAAATCCTTTATTAGCAGAAGTGCCCGTGATTATCGTCACGACGTTAGATAGCCGTGATTCTTTGCTACGTGGTATTGATGTTGGTGCGGATGATTTTATCAGTAAACCGTTTGACCGCTTAGAATTACGCGCCCGTGTGCGCACCATTACCCGCTTAAATCGCCAACGCCGTTTAATGAATGAACGGGCAAAATTTGCATGGGTAGTGGAAAATGCGGATGAAGGCTATATTCTTGTTAATCCTGATAATCAGGCGAGATATGTCAATCCACAAGCCTGCGTCTTTTTAGGCGTTAGTAAAGATAAATTACTACAACAAGATTTTTTTGAAGTTGTTGCACAACAAAATTATCAAGCTAAACCTGTAGAAGCATGGGTAAATTGGCAAAAAAATGATTTAACCCGCTATTTGGTTCTACCAGAAAGCCGCGAACGTCCGCCGTTTTGGCTACAAGTCGATATATTGCCCTTACCTGCACGGGTTGAGAATGGCTATTTATTACGCTTGATGGATGTGACAGAAAAGATTGTGTTAGCACGTCAACGTTGGGCATTTAATAGCTCAGTCTCCCACAAACTCTTAACCCCATTAAATGGATTAAGCATCCTTAGTATTTTCAAACCAGATGATTTTACTAACGAACAGGCTTATGAACATTTGAAAATAGCACAGGATAGTGCTGAACGTTTAAATACTCAAATCTCAGGCATTTTGCAATATTTAGATTCAACCAGTATTTGCTATGGGGGATTTACCCAAGTATTAGCGGGCGTTGAATATATTTTTCGCCAACTGTGTGAAGAAGCTGAGTATGTCGACTTTGAAATTCAATTCGACGCGGTTGTTTTAACTACTGAAATTTTAGTTTCAGGACAAGCTATCGAGCTAATTCTGCGGGAATTATTCACAAACTCGAAAAAGTTTCATCCAAAGAAACAACCTCATATTATTTTAAAAGCCAGCAAAGAAACGGATAAAAATCTATTGGCTCTCCATTTTATCGACGATGGCATTACGATTCCTGCAACAGAATTAAAAAAAGTCATACAGCCTTATTATCAAAGTGATAAATATTTTACGGGAGAAGTCGCAGGCATGGGCTTAGGGTTGGCGATGATATCGCAATTACTCTGGGGCATTGGTGGCAGTTGTAGCGTTTTACAGCGTTCAGATGGCAAGGTTGGAACAGAAATTGTAATAACACTCCCAACGCCAGAATAA
- a CDS encoding EVE domain-containing protein, protein MAYWLMKSEPTAFSIDDLARDQVTGWDGVRNYQVRNMLRDQMQVGDLAFFYHSNSQPMGIAGIMQITRTGYPDETAWDETNIHYDPKSTPDNPRWYQVDVAFIRKFPQVLGLASLKQQAFLQDMQVLRRGNRLSITPVTAEEWAFILALVDKSA, encoded by the coding sequence ATGGCTTATTGGTTAATGAAATCAGAACCAACCGCTTTTAGTATCGATGATTTAGCACGAGATCAGGTGACAGGCTGGGATGGTGTGCGTAATTATCAGGTGCGTAATATGTTGCGCGATCAAATGCAAGTGGGGGATTTAGCCTTTTTTTACCATTCTAATAGCCAGCCGATGGGAATTGCAGGAATTATGCAGATTACGCGGACAGGCTATCCCGATGAGACCGCATGGGATGAGACAAATATCCATTATGATCCTAAAAGCACGCCTGATAATCCGCGATGGTATCAAGTTGATGTGGCTTTTATACGTAAATTTCCACAAGTCTTGGGTTTAGCCAGTTTAAAACAGCAGGCATTTTTACAAGATATGCAGGTATTACGGAGAGGAAACCGTTTATCTATTACCCCTGTTACGGCAGAGGAATGGGCGTTTATTCTGGCGTTAGTGGATAAGTCCGCGTGA
- a CDS encoding methylamine utilization protein codes for MLKQIMSLLLAGVLSPLTFAASLTVQVTEQTGKPVQGAVIEIVSPTGAFPKPPIFISIIDQINKEFVPNITVVPVNTPIKFPNKDNIHHHVYSFSTAKPFELPLYEGTPTDPIIFDKTGIITLGCNIHDWMLGYIYVAASDKFTQTSADGTATLADIPAGNYTLKVWHPNTQNAKEAESYPLNLTDNNQIFPVKITIKPTIRIRRAPNSRSDDY; via the coding sequence ATGTTAAAGCAAATAATGAGCTTACTGCTTGCTGGCGTACTCTCTCCCCTCACCTTTGCCGCCTCGCTGACGGTACAAGTCACTGAGCAAACAGGTAAACCTGTACAAGGGGCTGTGATTGAAATCGTTTCACCAACAGGGGCTTTTCCCAAACCCCCAATATTTATTAGTATTATTGACCAGATTAATAAAGAGTTTGTCCCAAATATCACCGTTGTCCCTGTGAATACACCGATAAAATTCCCCAATAAGGACAATATTCACCACCATGTTTATTCTTTCTCCACTGCTAAACCCTTTGAACTTCCTCTTTATGAAGGCACGCCCACAGACCCCATTATCTTTGATAAAACAGGTATTATCACTTTAGGCTGCAATATTCACGACTGGATGCTAGGCTATATCTACGTTGCCGCCAGCGATAAATTCACGCAAACCAGTGCAGACGGCACAGCCACACTTGCTGATATCCCCGCAGGAAATTACACTCTAAAAGTTTGGCATCCAAATACACAAAACGCCAAAGAAGCAGAAAGCTATCCGCTGAATTTAACAGATAATAATCAAATTTTTCCTGTTAAAATTACCATCAAGCCTACCATTCGCATCAGACGTGCCCCCAACTCACGGAGTGATGATTATTAA
- a CDS encoding putative bifunctional diguanylate cyclase/phosphodiesterase: MTSSQFFYDPLRVQLLDELKQVYIKLASSEQDKQDLVISLDATTEHGDLLTRELLNKLHEFHQQLECFEQEKQNLYRDKADLEISLATITETTDLFQQELINNRYHLEAEINKRNQKLELQNQQLQKEIQERKKVEAQLHLAASVFQASREGIIITDAHANIISINQAYTDITGYTEAECLGENPRFMTSGKHGNNFYQRMWASILTLGHWSGEIWNRRKSKEVYPAWLSISAVKNEVGEITHFVGIITDNSLQKRSEEKIKQLAYYDALTGLPNRLLFQEHLTQAIKRAQRENHRLALLLINIDGFKDINDALGHPVGDKVLCYTAKYLTHILEPETPMIARLGGDEFTVLIDNLERIQDEIEIAAQIATRILSNLNHAVTIEGHEIFLSTSIGIAIYPQDGTELSTLLKNVDIAKYEAKNKGRNSYRFFTKNDNAEAHKRLTLQNALRYALEREELFLCYQPLLETNTKNIMGVEALIRWQHPSFGMISPAEFIPLAEESGLIIPIGEWVLETACRQSHHWQQQGFTPLLMSVNLSVRQFNQPDLIDRIIKVLQRTDLSPNWLKLEITESLAMNCATKTVQTLKILKSLGIHLAIDDFGTGYSSLSYLKQFNLDILKIDRSFVADISTENDITLVTSIIKMAHGLNMQVVAEGVETEQQFDLLRANGCDYVQGFYFYKPLVEKDITKLLAQQESGQLINVSSASFF, translated from the coding sequence ATGACCTCAAGCCAATTTTTTTATGACCCTCTCCGTGTTCAACTCTTAGACGAGTTAAAACAAGTCTATATAAAACTTGCGTCAAGCGAACAAGACAAACAAGATTTAGTCATCAGCTTAGATGCCACCACGGAACACGGCGACCTACTAACCCGTGAACTCCTCAATAAATTGCATGAGTTTCATCAACAATTAGAATGTTTTGAACAAGAAAAACAAAATTTATACCGTGATAAAGCCGATTTAGAAATCTCTTTAGCAACAATTACGGAAACAACAGACTTGTTTCAACAAGAACTGATTAATAACCGCTATCACTTAGAAGCTGAAATTAATAAACGTAATCAAAAATTAGAACTACAAAATCAACAGTTACAAAAAGAAATCCAAGAACGTAAAAAAGTCGAAGCCCAATTACACCTTGCCGCAAGTGTTTTTCAAGCCAGCCGTGAAGGCATTATTATCACCGACGCACATGCCAATATTATCAGTATCAACCAAGCCTATACTGACATCACAGGCTACACCGAAGCCGAATGCTTAGGCGAAAATCCGCGCTTTATGACATCAGGCAAACACGGTAACAATTTTTATCAACGCATGTGGGCATCCATCCTAACCTTGGGTCATTGGAGTGGTGAAATCTGGAATCGACGCAAATCAAAAGAAGTTTACCCCGCATGGTTAAGTATCAGTGCAGTTAAAAATGAAGTTGGTGAAATCACTCATTTTGTAGGCATTATTACTGACAACTCCCTACAAAAACGCTCAGAAGAAAAAATTAAACAACTCGCCTATTATGATGCACTCACAGGGCTACCCAATCGCCTACTCTTCCAAGAGCACTTAACCCAAGCGATTAAACGCGCCCAACGTGAAAACCATCGATTAGCCCTGTTACTCATTAATATCGACGGCTTTAAAGACATTAACGATGCACTGGGGCATCCTGTTGGTGATAAAGTTCTCTGCTATACCGCTAAATACTTAACCCATATTTTAGAACCAGAAACCCCCATGATTGCCCGCTTAGGGGGGGATGAATTCACCGTTCTTATCGATAACTTAGAACGAATACAAGATGAAATTGAAATTGCTGCCCAAATTGCAACGCGCATTCTAAGCAATCTCAATCACGCCGTCACGATTGAAGGACATGAAATATTCCTGAGTACCAGCATCGGCATTGCTATTTATCCCCAAGATGGTACAGAACTCAGTACCCTACTGAAAAATGTCGATATCGCTAAGTATGAGGCGAAAAACAAAGGGCGTAATAGTTATCGCTTTTTTACCAAAAATGACAACGCAGAAGCCCACAAACGGCTCACGTTACAAAATGCGCTACGCTACGCCCTAGAACGCGAAGAGCTTTTTTTATGCTATCAACCCCTTTTAGAAACCAATACAAAAAATATCATGGGGGTAGAAGCACTGATTCGCTGGCAACATCCCAGTTTTGGCATGATTTCCCCCGCTGAATTTATTCCACTTGCAGAAGAAAGTGGGCTAATTATTCCTATTGGCGAATGGGTATTAGAAACTGCCTGCCGTCAAAGTCATCACTGGCAACAACAAGGCTTTACCCCGTTACTGATGTCGGTCAATCTCTCTGTGCGTCAATTCAATCAACCCGATTTGATTGACCGCATTATCAAAGTATTACAACGTACAGATTTATCGCCCAACTGGTTAAAGTTAGAAATCACCGAAAGTTTAGCGATGAACTGCGCGACAAAAACCGTACAGACGTTAAAGATTCTCAAATCGTTAGGCATACACCTCGCCATTGATGACTTTGGGACAGGTTACTCTTCCTTAAGTTACCTTAAACAATTTAATCTGGATATTCTCAAAATCGACCGCTCTTTTGTCGCTGATATCAGTACAGAAAATGATATAACCCTCGTGACATCCATTATTAAAATGGCGCATGGGCTTAATATGCAAGTTGTTGCAGAAGGGGTAGAAACGGAACAACAATTCGATTTATTAAGAGCAAATGGCTGTGATTACGTGCAGGGTTTTTACTTCTATAAACCATTGGTTGAAAAAGATATAACTAAGTTGCTTGCACAACAAGAAAGCGGACAGTTAATTAACGTGAGTTCAGCGAGTTTCTTTTAA
- a CDS encoding periplasmic heavy metal sensor: protein MVIISRNPRIFGIAFIGLLVLNLFLLGLLIGMYQHTPRKPPDIELELLADAKFPPILRDIPTSAFERVQPIVEKYKPTVQEQLQQLAKARRGVHQQLIAETIDHDALNNAFKQMRDVDEALKKILHQGFIEILDKLTFEERQVLAKRLEKPARRLERLEKRIADYLRERDSNNDGDITQTEFIEGLPPRRQTIAIERFKRLDKDNDGILSQSELNIFFSSEANEEGK, encoded by the coding sequence ATGGTTATAATCAGCCGAAATCCACGTATTTTTGGAATTGCTTTTATCGGATTACTCGTGCTGAATCTCTTTCTGCTTGGTTTGCTCATTGGTATGTATCAACACACGCCGCGCAAACCGCCAGATATAGAATTAGAACTGTTAGCAGATGCGAAATTTCCACCTATCTTGCGGGATATTCCTACCAGCGCGTTTGAGCGTGTACAGCCCATTGTTGAAAAATATAAACCCACAGTACAAGAACAACTCCAGCAATTAGCTAAAGCTCGACGTGGTGTGCATCAACAACTGATTGCAGAAACGATAGACCATGACGCTTTAAATAATGCGTTTAAACAAATGCGAGATGTTGATGAGGCTTTAAAAAAAATATTACATCAAGGGTTTATAGAAATTTTGGATAAACTCACGTTTGAGGAGCGTCAAGTATTGGCGAAGCGACTTGAAAAGCCTGCCCGTCGTTTAGAACGTCTTGAAAAACGAATAGCGGATTATTTACGTGAGCGCGACAGTAATAATGATGGTGATATTACACAAACTGAGTTTATAGAAGGACTTCCACCTAGACGACAAACCATTGCCATTGAACGCTTTAAACGTTTAGATAAAGATAATGACGGAATTTTGAGTCAGTCAGAATTGAATATTTTCTTTTCTTCAGAAGCCAATGAGGAAGGAAAATAA
- a CDS encoding sigma-70 family RNA polymerase sigma factor, which translates to MDETADADSALMQRIQQGDQQAFNQLVNQYLHPLYRFAYRMLNNTADAEEVAQDTLVKVWRNAAQWQAEKAKLTTWIHSIAYHLCLDLLRRHSPTMIDIDDPDEMEIASPTDDYQQLEIIDQLEKGLQTLVERQRAAILLCYYQGLDNQEAAHILQISVDALESLLSRARRTLKKQLLA; encoded by the coding sequence ATGGACGAAACGGCAGACGCAGACAGTGCTTTGATGCAACGCATTCAGCAAGGAGACCAACAAGCGTTTAACCAATTGGTCAACCAATATTTGCATCCGCTCTACCGTTTTGCCTATCGCATGTTAAATAATACCGCAGATGCGGAGGAAGTCGCCCAAGACACGCTTGTTAAAGTGTGGCGCAATGCGGCGCAATGGCAAGCAGAAAAAGCAAAATTGACAACATGGATACATAGTATTGCTTACCATCTTTGTTTAGATTTATTGCGCCGCCACTCGCCAACCATGATAGATATTGACGACCCCGACGAAATGGAAATTGCTTCACCCACTGATGATTATCAGCAACTGGAAATTATCGACCAACTGGAAAAAGGTTTACAAACCTTAGTAGAACGGCAACGAGCAGCGATATTACTCTGTTACTATCAAGGCTTAGACAATCAGGAAGCCGCTCATATTTTACAAATTAGTGTAGATGCCTTGGAATCCCTACTCTCCCGAGCACGACGTACACTTAAAAAGCAATTGCTTGCTTAG
- a CDS encoding EF-hand domain-containing protein — MKTLTTLSVSVLLALNSAFVFAADRANNLFERYDSNGDKVITQDEVQAAKTIFFMEADSNQDGFLTATELQAGLQKQQQQLQNTVFASFDTNNDGMVSLAELEASATGKRAARLSKVFKLVDSNSDNNVTQEEWKAFKAKAQEKQGDKKEERQEKMFNKMDLDKDGKLSKDEFVKQLPLFDRLDSNEDGVITQDEILQQLQKREKKLRE; from the coding sequence ATGAAAACATTAACAACTTTATCCGTTAGCGTATTACTTGCCTTAAATAGTGCCTTTGTATTTGCGGCTGACCGTGCAAACAATCTTTTTGAACGCTACGATAGCAACGGCGACAAAGTCATTACACAAGATGAGGTGCAAGCGGCTAAAACTATCTTCTTTATGGAAGCCGATAGCAATCAAGATGGATTTTTAACCGCCACCGAACTGCAAGCAGGACTGCAAAAACAACAACAGCAATTGCAAAATACCGTTTTTGCCAGTTTTGACACCAACAATGATGGTATGGTTAGCCTCGCTGAATTAGAAGCCTCAGCAACAGGCAAACGTGCGGCTCGTCTGAGCAAGGTTTTTAAATTAGTCGACAGCAATTCCGATAACAACGTCACCCAAGAAGAATGGAAAGCGTTTAAAGCCAAAGCACAAGAAAAACAGGGCGATAAAAAAGAAGAGCGTCAAGAAAAAATGTTTAACAAGATGGATTTAGACAAAGATGGTAAACTGTCTAAAGACGAATTTGTAAAACAACTCCCCTTGTTTGACCGCTTAGATAGTAACGAAGATGGGGTCATCACCCAAGATGAAATCCTGCAACAATTGCAAAAACGCGAAAAAAAGTTGAGAGAATAA
- a CDS encoding SWIM zinc finger family protein, with the protein MSTQYTVEQILQLAPDDASKKSGKGLAKATHWVTSGYNELAIWGECKGSGSNPYQTRIDLQNMAFKCTCPSRKFPCKHAIGLFLLYVQDISVLTQSDDPPDWVADWLAGRAEKQQAKVSKPAKNPAVSAKTQAKREASVQAGLEDINLWLMDLVRSGFNDLKNRPYHFFEQQAKRMIDAKASGVARYLQSFASIVNSGEIDWASNLLMEMAKLHLLLESYKNIEQLDPALQQDIKALIGWSQSKEELADLPAVRDQWFVCGQYTENQPDLVTQRIWLYGQTTGKFALLLNFAIPTNLLSLDRQWLTGATTDAELIFYPSAYPLRALVKNRFGNLDSTIAVGVKQIQAVYQTYQSALSQQCWFNRLPIILEDMRLYKHPTESRWGLQDAVQDSLEIAPQFADIWQLLAASAGAPINVFGEYNGTHFLPLGIWQTYGYQPLNAL; encoded by the coding sequence ATGTCCACACAGTACACCGTTGAACAAATTTTACAGCTTGCTCCTGACGACGCTTCGAAAAAAAGCGGTAAAGGATTGGCAAAAGCAACACATTGGGTTACGTCGGGATATAACGAGTTAGCGATTTGGGGCGAGTGCAAAGGCAGTGGCTCAAACCCGTATCAAACCCGTATTGATTTACAGAATATGGCGTTTAAATGTACTTGCCCGAGTCGTAAGTTCCCTTGTAAACACGCAATTGGACTATTCTTACTTTATGTGCAAGACATTAGCGTATTAACGCAAAGTGATGACCCGCCTGATTGGGTTGCGGACTGGTTAGCAGGGCGAGCAGAGAAACAACAGGCAAAAGTGAGCAAGCCTGCAAAAAATCCTGCGGTCAGCGCGAAAACACAGGCAAAACGCGAGGCGAGCGTACAAGCAGGCTTAGAAGACATCAACTTATGGCTAATGGATTTAGTCCGTAGTGGATTCAATGATTTAAAAAATCGTCCCTATCATTTTTTTGAGCAACAAGCCAAACGCATGATTGACGCAAAAGCGAGCGGAGTTGCACGTTATTTGCAGTCATTCGCAAGTATTGTGAACAGTGGCGAAATAGATTGGGCTTCTAATCTGTTGATGGAAATGGCAAAGCTTCATTTATTATTAGAGAGTTATAAAAATATTGAACAGCTTGACCCTGCCTTACAACAGGATATTAAGGCGTTAATAGGTTGGTCACAGAGTAAAGAAGAATTAGCCGATTTGCCTGCTGTGCGTGATCAATGGTTTGTCTGCGGTCAATACACAGAGAATCAACCCGACTTAGTTACGCAACGGATTTGGCTATATGGGCAAACAACAGGAAAATTTGCGTTATTACTCAATTTTGCCATTCCAACTAATTTACTGAGCTTAGACCGTCAGTGGCTAACAGGGGCGACAACGGATGCAGAATTAATTTTTTACCCCTCTGCTTACCCATTACGGGCATTAGTCAAAAACCGTTTTGGCAATCTTGACAGCACTATTGCTGTGGGGGTTAAACAAATACAAGCTGTTTATCAAACGTATCAATCAGCCCTGTCTCAACAATGTTGGTTTAACCGTTTACCAATTATCTTAGAAGACATGCGCTTGTATAAACATCCCACAGAATCACGCTGGGGACTACAAGATGCTGTCCAAGACAGTTTAGAAATTGCTCCCCAATTTGCAGATATATGGCAATTACTTGCCGCTAGTGCAGGCGCACCTATCAACGTTTTTGGAGAATATAACGGTACGCATTTTCTCCCCTTAGGCATTTGGCAAACATATGGATATCAACCATTAAATGCCCTGTGA